In one Pelecanus crispus isolate bPelCri1 chromosome 12, bPelCri1.pri, whole genome shotgun sequence genomic region, the following are encoded:
- the UBALD2 gene encoding UBA-like domain-containing protein 2, producing the protein MSVNMEELRHQVMINQFVLAAGCAADQAKQLLQAAHWQFETALSAFFQETNIPSSHHPPQMMCTPSNTPATPPNFPDALAMFSKLRTSESLQSSNSPITSMACSPPGSFSPFWASSPPSHQPAWLPPSSPTTHGLHHHLHHPQPAWPPAPPPAGPPQKAVATMDGQR; encoded by the exons atGTCGGTGAACATGGAGGAGCTGCGGCACCAGGTGATGATCAACCAGTTCGTGCTGGCGGCCGGCTGCGCCGCCGACCAGgccaagcagctgctgcaggcggCCCACTGGCAGTTCGAG ACGGCCCTGAGCGCCTTCTTCCAGGAGACCAACATTCCCAGCAgccaccaccccccccagaTG ATGTGCACCCCCAGCAACACGCCAGCCACGCCACCCAACTTCCCAGACGCTCTGGCCATGTTCTCCAAGCTGCGGACCTCCGagagcctgcagagcagcaacagcCCCATCACCTCCATGGCCTGCTCCCCCCCGGGGAGCTTCAGCCCCTTCTGGGCCTCCTCACCCCCCAGCCAccagcctgcctggctgccaCCCTCCTCGCCCACCACCCACGgcctccaccaccacctgcaCCACCCGCAGCCCGCctggccccccgccccgccccccgccggccccccaCAGAAAGCCGTGGCCACCATGGACGGCCAGAGATAA
- the RNF157 gene encoding E3 ubiquitin ligase RNF157, with product MGALTSRQNAGVEEVDIPANSVYRYPPKSGSYFANHFIMGGEKFDSTHPEGYLFGENSDLNFLGNRPVVFPYAAPPPQEPVKTLRSLINIRKDTLRLVKCSEEVKTPGEEVSKAKVHYNVEFTFDTDARVAITIYYQATEEFHNGVASYIPRDNSLQSETVHYKRGVCQQFCVPSHTVDPSEWSEEELGFDLDREVYPMVVHAVVDEGEEHSGHCHVLLATFEKHSDGTFCVKPLKQKQVVDGVSYLLQEIYGIENKYNTQDSKVAEDEVSDNSAECVVCLSDVRDTLILPCRHLCLCNTCADTLRYQANNCPICRLPFRALLQIRAMRKKLGPLSPTSFNPIIASQTSDSEEHSVSAQKSLAHPSSENIPPGYEVVSLLEALNGPLTPSPAALPLRVLGDPPGAGTLPSYGSDGPLPPLRALSPLERLPDCGPPGLKLKKSLSKSVSQNSSILPEEEDEKSCTESELRVSRRRSPTRREEECGATPESENLTLSSSGAIDQSSCTGTPLSSTISSPEEPVSSSLAQSVMSMASSQSQHSQLSTDTVSSMSGSYIAPGTEEEEEEEGDMLPAAASATASDTESTPVESPDINFVSISAEERDAEGNDVLEDEDASPTQEDGPRTGAFLGLRCDNNNDLGIAHVKALDNKLCSEACLPAAVPDSCPINIEE from the exons ATGGGGGCTCTGACCAGCCGGCAAAACGCAGGGGTGGAGGAAGTGGATATCCCCGCTAATTCCGTCTACAGATACCCCCCGAAATCCG GGAGCTACTTTGCCAACCACTTCATCATGGGCGGCGAGAAGTTCGACTCCACGCACCCCGAGGGTTACCTCTTCGGCGAGAACAGCGACCTCAACTTCCTGGGGAACCGGCCTGTGGTG TTCCCTTACGCTGCTCCACCTCCTCAGGAACCTGTGAAGACCCTCAGGAGCTTAATCAACATCCGCAAGGACACACTGCGCCTCGTCAA GTGCTCAGAGGAGGTGAAGACTCCGGGGGAAGAAGTCAGCAAAGCCAAGGTGCACTACAACGTAGAGTTCACTTTTGACACAGATGCCCGCGTGGCCATAACCATCTACTACCAGGCGACCGAGGAGTTTCACAATGGGGTGGCGAG CTACATCCCCAGGGACAACAGCCTGCAGTCGGAGACGGTGCACTACAAGCGGGGGGTGTGCCAGCAGTTCTGCGTGCCCTCCCATACCGTCGACCCCTCCGAGTGGAGCGAGGAGGAG CTGGGCTTCGACCTGGACCGGGAGGTGTACCCCATGGTGGTGCACGCGGTGGTGGATGAAGGAGAGG AGCACAGCGGGCACTGCCATGTGCTGCTGGCCACCTTTGAGAAG caCAGTGACGGCACCTTCTGTGTGAAGCCTCTCAAGCAGAAGCAAGTG GTGGATGGTGTGAGCTACCTCCTGCAGGAGATCTACGGCATCGAGAACAAGTACAACACGCAGGACTCCAAG GTGGCCGAGGACGAGGTGAGTGATAACAGTGCCGAGTGCGTCGTCTGCCTCTCGGATGTCCGCGACACCCTCATCCTGCCCTGCCGCCACCTCTGCCTCTGCAACACCTGCGCCGACACCCTGCGCTACCAGGCCAACAACTGCCCCATCTGCAGGCTGC CTTTCCGAGCCTTGCTTCAAATACGAGCCATGAGGAAAAAGTTGGGTCCCCTCTCACCCACCAGCTTCAACCCCATCATCGCCTCGCAGACCTCTGACTCCGAGGAGCACTCGGTCAGTGCCCAGAAGAGCCTGGCCCACCCG tccTCGGAGAACATCCCTCCGGGTTACGAGGTGGTGTCGCTGCTGGAGGCCCTCAATGGGCCACTGACGCCCTCGCCGGCCGCCCTGCCACTGCGCGTGCTGGGGGACCCCCCGGGCGCGGGGACCCTGCCCTCCTACGGCAGCGAcggccccctgccccccctgcGGGCCCTCTCGCCCCTCGAGCGCCTCCCTGACTGCGGCCCGCCGGGGCTCAAGCTGAAGAAGAGCCTCTCCAA GTCCGTCTCGCAGAACTCCTCCATCCTGCCCGAAGAGGAGGACGAGAAGTCGTGCACTGAGTCAGAGTTGAGGGTCTCCAGGAGGAGATCCCCTACCCGGCGCGAGGAG GAATGTGGTGCGACGCCAGAGAGCGAAAACCTCACCCTGTCGTCATCGGGAGCCATCGACCAGTCCTCATGTACTGGGacccccctctcctccaccaTCTCATCCCCAGAAG AGCCcgtcagcagcagcctggctcaGTCCGTCATGTCCATGGCCTCCTCCCAGAGCCAGCACTCCCAGCTCAGCACCGACACCGTGTCCTCCATGTCTGGCTCCTACATTGCTCCTGGcacggaggaggaggaagaggaagagggggacatgctccctgcagctgccagcgCCACAGCCTCCGACACAGAG TCAACACCTGTGGAGTCCCCAGATATAAACTTCGTCAGCATCTCAGCTGAGGAGCGCGATGCCGAG GGCAATGATGTGCTGGAGGATGAGGACGCCTCTCCCACGCAGGAAGACG GCCCGAGGACAGGCGCTTTCCTCGGTCTGAGGTGTGACAATAACAATGACTTGGGCATCGCACACGTGAAAGCGCTGGACAATAAACTGTGCTCTGAGGCCTGCTTACCTG